In Pseudomonadota bacterium, the DNA window CCTCTTCTTCGCCTGGCCGTTCTTCGGAGGCTACGGCGCCCACATCTTCGCCGAAGGCCCAGATGGCCTCGATCCGCTGAAGGTGGGGCTCGATTCTCCCGAGGCTGTGAAGGCGGCCGCCCTGCTGCAGTCGCTTCACACGACACACATCATCCCCGTGGGCACGCGCAAGGAGAGCGCGTCGTCGCTCTTCCGCGAGGGGCGGTGCGCCATGACCATCACCGGCCCCTGGTCGCTGCAAGACTATCGTGACAAGCAGATCGACTATCGCTTCGTGCCGATTCCAAAGCTCGACAACGGTCGGTGGCCCCAGCCCCTCGTCTCTGTCGACGCCATCTTCCTCAGCCGCTCGTCGCGAGAGCCCGCCCTGGCCACTCGCCTGATGCAGGCGCTGACGAGCCGCAACGCGGAGGCCGAGCTCAACCTCGCCGCGGGTCGCATCCCCGCGCGACGCGACGCGCAGGACGACGAGCGGGTGGCGCGCAATCCCGACGTGCCCGCCATCGGTCGCTGCGTCGACAAGGGCGTTCCCATGCCGGCCATACCCGCAATGACCCAGGTGTGGGGCCCCATGGCAGACGCCCTCACCCTCATCACCAGCGGCCAGGCCCCGCCAGACGCAGGACTCGCGCAAGCCGTTCGTCAGATCATCGAGAACATCAAGAAGAGCATGGAGTAGCCGTGGACCAGCGCGACCGCCTCACCCCCTACGCGTTCATCGCCCCGGCGCTGCTGTCCACCGCCGTGGTGACGCTCATGCCCACGCTCTACACCATCTACCTCTCGTTCACAAACTGGAGCCTGTACCACTTCGACAAGCCCTCGTTCATCGGGCTGGCCAACTACCGCGAGATCCTCGCAGGCGCGCAGCTGAGCACCTTCTTGCGCGTGTTCGCCTGGACGCTGGTGTGGTCGGCGGCCAGCGTCGCGGGCGCGCTGGTGGTGGGCATGGCCTTCGCCCTCGTGCTGAACCGCAAGGATCTGGCGGGACGAAGCGTCTATCGCACCCTGCTCATCATCCCGTGGGCCATGCCCAGCTTCATCACCGTGCTCATGTGGGGCGGTCTGCTCGATGGGCAGTTCGGAGCGGCCAACGCCGCACTGAAGGCGGTGGGCCTGCCGGCCGTGGAGTGGCTGACCCAGCCGGGCTGGGCGCGGGTCTCGGTGGTGGCCGTGAACGTCTGGCTCACGTTCCCGTTCATGATGTCGATCATCCTGGGCGCGCTGCAGAGCATTCCCGCTGACATGTACGAGGCCGCTGCCATCGACGGAGCACGCAAGACCACGGTGTTCTGGCGTCTCACCGTGCCGATGCTGCGCAACGCCATGGTGCCGGTCATCGTCACGTCGTTTGCGTTCGCGTTCAACAACTTCATCGGCATCTACCTGCTCACCGCCGGCGGCCCTCCCATGGCCGACGGGAACGGCGCGGGCGCCACCGACATCCTGGTGTCGTACACATTCAAGCTCGGGTTCAACTTGAACCGCTACGGTCTCGCGTCGGCCTACGCGGTGGTGATCTTCGCCCTCATCGGAACCCTGAGCCTCATCAACTCGTCGCTGAC includes these proteins:
- a CDS encoding maltose ABC transporter substrate-binding protein, with product MMITDWYRRQQSEGPLSGRRGLTSPSPPPRRPLIFSVAPSQNQRGQVSFALVIGVTLAVLITLLALSSSRAARERELVVWTAFKDSEIPVLRRAADAFEGAEGVRVRIIRVPFQELQAKVQVSVPVGQGPDLITGPHDWIGTFAQADMVSAVDLAEASTSEYLPVALQAVRYRGRLYGLPVSVSTLGLVVNKKLIDDVPDTFPELLEKAKTLTHDDQFGFLFDDTDLFFAWPFFGGYGAHIFAEGPDGLDPLKVGLDSPEAVKAAALLQSLHTTHIIPVGTRKESASSLFREGRCAMTITGPWSLQDYRDKQIDYRFVPIPKLDNGRWPQPLVSVDAIFLSRSSREPALATRLMQALTSRNAEAELNLAAGRIPARRDAQDDERVARNPDVPAIGRCVDKGVPMPAIPAMTQVWGPMADALTLITSGQAPPDAGLAQAVRQIIENIKKSME
- a CDS encoding sugar ABC transporter permease translates to MDQRDRLTPYAFIAPALLSTAVVTLMPTLYTIYLSFTNWSLYHFDKPSFIGLANYREILAGAQLSTFLRVFAWTLVWSAASVAGALVVGMAFALVLNRKDLAGRSVYRTLLIIPWAMPSFITVLMWGGLLDGQFGAANAALKAVGLPAVEWLTQPGWARVSVVAVNVWLTFPFMMSIILGALQSIPADMYEAAAIDGARKTTVFWRLTVPMLRNAMVPVIVTSFAFAFNNFIGIYLLTAGGPPMADGNGAGATDILVSYTFKLGFNLNRYGLASAYAVVIFALIGTLSLINSSLTGAFKED